A DNA window from Arachis hypogaea cultivar Tifrunner chromosome 18, arahy.Tifrunner.gnm2.J5K5, whole genome shotgun sequence contains the following coding sequences:
- the LOC112770385 gene encoding probable ADP-ribosylation factor GTPase-activating protein AGD11 produces the protein MAVALLVKGPKERLMNLMNRSENKFCADCGTPDPKWASTSLGVFICIKCSGVHRSLGVHITKVLSLKLDDWTDEEVDTLLNFGGNTTLNKKYEACLPPNIKKPDPNSSIEERSDFIRRKYELLQFTGGDNKSQPCQASNSSPVQSDSPSFSDSPMDKKQHEKHKHRIGNALRHNWGKKDHENKTPKKTNSSLAGMVEFVGLIKVNVVKGTNLVVRDVVSSDPYVVLSLGDQSVKTRVIKKSLNPVWNESLMLSIPENIPPLKVCVYDKDKFSNDDFMGEAEIDIEPLVIATKEYEESKSYEHMQQHGGCGSTTENTSICEDDANANHKGEMKQHFSIRLQNVESGVLEIEIECVPLTQ, from the exons ATGGCGGTTGCTCTCTTGGTAAAAG GTCCAAAGGAGAGACTAATGAATCTGATGAATCGATCTGAAAACAAGTTTTGTGCTGATTGTGGAACTCCAGATCCGAAATGGGC ATCTACAAGTCTTGGAGTATTTATTTGCATCAAGTGTTCTGGCGTTCATCGAAGCTTAGGAGTCCACATAACAAAG GTTCTATCGTTGAAGCTCGATGATTGGACAGATGAAGAAGTTGATACATTGCTCAATTTTGGTGGAAACACAACACTAAACAAGAAGTATGAAGCTTGCCTCCCACCTAACATTAAAAAACCGGACCCAAATTCATCAATTGAGGAACGCTCTGATTTTATAAG GCGAAAGTATGAGTTGTTGCAATTTACGGGTGGTGACAACAAATCACAACCTTGTCAAGCAAGTAATTCATCACCGGTTCAAAGTGATTCTCCTTCATTCAGTGATTCTCCGATGGACAAGAAGCAACACGAAAAACATAAACATCGAATTGGGAATGCATTGCGACATAATTGGGGAAAGAAAGATCACGAGAATAAAACTCCAAAGAAAACCAACTCATCATTG gcagGTATGGTTGAATTTGTTGGATTAATTAAGGTTAATGTGGTAAAAGGCACTAACTTGGTTGTTCGAGATGTAGTGTCTAGTGACCCTTATGTTGTCCTTTCTTTGGGTGACCAA TCAGTAAAAACACGTGTcataaagaagagtttgaatcCAGTGTGGAATGAAAGCCTAATGTTGTCAATTCCAGAAAATATTCCTCCCCTTAAAGTG TGTGTATATGATAAGGACAAATTTTCAAACGATGATTTTATGGGTGAGGCTGAAATAGACATTGAACCTCTAGTGATAGCTACAAAAGAATATGAGGAGTCTAAAAGCTATGAGCATATGCAACAACATGGGGGatgtggttcaaccacagaaaaCACTTCCATTTGTGAAGATGATGCTAATGCCAATCACAAAGGAGAGATGAAACAACATTTCTCAATTAGGTTACAAAATGTTGAGAGTGGTGTGTTAGAGATTGAGATTGAATGTGTTCCTCTTACTCAATAA